The Hymenobacter sp. 5317J-9 genome has a window encoding:
- the trmB gene encoding tRNA (guanosine(46)-N7)-methyltransferase TrmB — translation MPRVKLQRFNDNATRPDIIEPGKPEYEQLGGRWRTDFFAAPHPLTLEVGCGKGEYTVGLAQRYPERNFLGLDIKGERIWRGSTRAAEMGLTNVGFVRMRAEALAAQFGAGELAEIWITFPDPRPRDRDIKRRLTSPRFLDLYQQLLAPNGLLHLKTDNEGLFEYTLETLAARPGAQVERFTRDLYAETGAEFTEAQAIQTNFEGKYRAVGVPIKYVQFRLS, via the coding sequence TTGCCTCGCGTTAAACTGCAGCGTTTCAACGACAACGCCACCCGTCCAGACATCATTGAGCCGGGCAAGCCGGAATACGAGCAGCTGGGCGGCCGCTGGCGCACCGATTTCTTTGCGGCGCCGCACCCACTCACGCTGGAAGTAGGCTGTGGCAAAGGCGAATACACCGTGGGCCTGGCGCAACGCTACCCCGAGCGCAATTTTCTGGGCCTTGATATCAAAGGGGAACGCATCTGGCGGGGCAGCACCCGCGCCGCCGAAATGGGCCTGACCAACGTGGGCTTTGTGCGCATGCGGGCCGAAGCGCTGGCTGCCCAGTTTGGCGCCGGCGAGCTGGCCGAAATCTGGATTACGTTTCCGGACCCGCGGCCGCGTGACCGCGACATCAAGCGCCGCCTCACCTCGCCGCGCTTCCTCGACCTCTACCAGCAACTGTTGGCGCCCAACGGCTTGCTGCACCTAAAAACCGACAATGAGGGCCTGTTTGAATACACGCTAGAAACCCTGGCGGCCCGGCCGGGCGCGCAGGTTGAGCGCTTCACCCGCGACCTGTATGCCGAGACGGGGGCAGAGTTCACCGAAGCCCAGGCCATCCAAACCAATTTTGAGGGCAAGTACCGGGCCGTGGGCGTGCCCATCAAGTACGTGCAGTTCCGGCTGAGCTAG
- a CDS encoding folylpolyglutamate synthase/dihydrofolate synthase family protein has translation MTYSETLTYLYERLPMFQRVGAAGIKKGLGNTLAMAEALGNPERKFRSVHVAGTNGKGSSSHLLAAVLQAAGYKVGLYTSPHLREFTERIRVNGKELDPDYLVQWVAKWRPLFDQVQPSFFEMCVALAFAYFAELRVDIAIIEVGLGGRLDSTNIITPLVSLITNISFDHQALLGNTLPEIAAEKAGIIKQGVPVVISQTQPEVAAVFKRTAAAHLAHLVVADQIYQATFAGETSPETGLRPLHVTQHGRPYLPNAELGLPGDYQQYNVPGVLATLDELRALGFRITEAAVRTGLRQVTQLTGLRGRWSIIGHRPLVVCDTGHNTAGLRMVMAQLQRVPHRALHLVIGTVNDKDVAGMLALLPPEATYYFCAASIPRALPAAELQQQAAALGLKGEAYESVRAAVAVARQAARPDDVVFIGGSTFVVGEVDELYAD, from the coding sequence ATGACGTATTCTGAAACGCTGACTTACCTCTACGAGCGGCTGCCCATGTTCCAGCGGGTAGGGGCTGCCGGCATCAAAAAGGGGCTGGGCAACACGCTGGCTATGGCGGAAGCATTGGGCAACCCGGAGCGAAAATTCCGGAGCGTGCACGTGGCCGGCACCAACGGCAAGGGGAGTAGCTCGCACCTGCTGGCCGCGGTGTTGCAGGCGGCCGGCTATAAGGTCGGCTTGTACACTTCGCCCCACTTGCGCGAGTTCACGGAACGCATTCGGGTGAATGGAAAGGAACTGGACCCGGATTACTTGGTGCAGTGGGTGGCGAAATGGCGGCCGTTGTTTGACCAGGTGCAGCCGTCGTTTTTTGAGATGTGCGTGGCGCTGGCCTTTGCCTACTTCGCCGAGCTGCGCGTCGACATCGCCATCATTGAAGTCGGCCTGGGCGGACGCTTGGATTCGACGAACATTATCACGCCGCTGGTTTCGCTGATTACCAACATCAGTTTCGACCACCAGGCATTGTTAGGCAACACCCTGCCGGAAATTGCGGCCGAAAAAGCGGGCATCATCAAGCAGGGCGTGCCCGTGGTCATCAGCCAGACGCAGCCCGAGGTAGCGGCGGTGTTTAAGCGCACGGCCGCAGCCCACCTTGCGCACCTGGTGGTGGCCGACCAGATTTACCAGGCCACTTTTGCCGGTGAAACCTCTCCCGAAACCGGCCTGCGCCCCCTCCACGTGACGCAGCACGGGCGCCCCTACCTGCCCAATGCCGAGCTGGGCCTGCCCGGCGACTACCAGCAATACAACGTGCCCGGCGTGTTGGCCACGCTCGACGAGCTGCGGGCCCTGGGCTTTCGCATCACCGAAGCCGCCGTGCGCACCGGCCTGCGCCAGGTAACGCAGCTCACCGGCCTGCGCGGCCGCTGGAGCATCATTGGCCACCGCCCGCTGGTGGTGTGCGACACGGGCCACAATACGGCTGGTTTGCGCATGGTAATGGCCCAGCTGCAGCGTGTGCCGCACCGGGCGCTGCACCTCGTCATTGGCACCGTAAACGACAAGGACGTGGCCGGCATGCTGGCTCTGCTACCGCCGGAGGCCACCTACTACTTTTGTGCCGCCAGCATTCCGCGGGCGCTCCCGGCGGCCGAGCTGCAGCAGCAAGCCGCGGCGCTGGGCCTGAAGGGCGAGGCTTATGAATCGGTGCGGGCGGCCGTGGCCGTGGCCCGCCAGGCCGCCAGGCCCGACGACGTGGTGTTCATCGGCGGAAGCACGTTTGTGGTGGGGGAAGTGGATGAGCTTTACGCCGACTGA
- a CDS encoding biopolymer transporter ExbD yields MNLSRRHRLTSHVETGAMNDIMFFLMLFFLIASTLVNPNVIKLLLPNAKSSKQVMKQPITISVDAAGVYYVNKKPVNPTAVESELVALVGTAPTQEQPTVVLRVDNSLNVQKLVDILEIGNRLKLKMVMATQAQQAAAK; encoded by the coding sequence ATGAACCTTTCCCGCCGCCACCGCCTCACTTCGCACGTCGAAACCGGGGCCATGAACGACATCATGTTTTTCCTGATGTTGTTTTTTCTGATTGCCTCCACGCTGGTAAATCCCAACGTTATCAAGCTGCTGCTGCCTAATGCGAAATCGAGTAAGCAGGTGATGAAGCAGCCCATCACCATTTCGGTGGATGCGGCCGGCGTGTATTACGTGAACAAAAAGCCGGTGAACCCCACGGCCGTTGAGTCGGAGCTGGTGGCCTTGGTGGGCACTGCACCCACCCAGGAGCAGCCGACGGTGGTGCTCCGCGTTGATAATTCGTTGAACGTTCAGAAGCTGGTTGACATTCTGGAGATTGGCAACCGCCTGAAGCTGAAAATGGTAATGGCCACCCAGGCCCAGCAGGCGGCCGCTAAATAG
- a CDS encoding MotA/TolQ/ExbB proton channel family protein produces MSAFFLQVVPTAADTVNTAAPIASTSVPVIDLLLRGGWIMVPLVALSILSVYIIIERYFTIRRAAGDPDTFMNGIRSLMVKGDLAGAKLLCAQTASPLARMVEKGLRRIGLPLKEIETSVENVGKIEIARLEKNISILGIIAGIAPMIGFVGTIIGVIKIFYSIAATKEFGIPQVADGLYVKLVTSATGLIVGIIAHVGYHWLSILVERMVFRMENSAIEFMDILQDN; encoded by the coding sequence ATGTCCGCATTCTTCCTGCAAGTGGTTCCCACCGCTGCCGATACTGTTAATACTGCTGCGCCCATTGCCAGCACCAGCGTCCCGGTTATCGACCTGCTGCTGCGCGGCGGCTGGATTATGGTTCCGTTGGTGGCGCTTTCCATTCTCTCGGTTTACATCATCATCGAGCGCTACTTCACCATCCGCCGCGCCGCCGGCGACCCCGACACGTTCATGAATGGCATTCGCTCGCTCATGGTGAAGGGCGACCTGGCCGGCGCCAAGCTGCTGTGCGCTCAGACCGCCTCGCCGCTGGCTCGCATGGTCGAAAAGGGCCTGCGCCGCATCGGCCTGCCGCTGAAGGAAATTGAAACCAGCGTGGAAAACGTGGGCAAGATTGAGATTGCGCGCCTCGAAAAGAACATCAGCATCCTGGGCATCATCGCCGGCATTGCGCCCATGATTGGCTTCGTGGGCACCATCATCGGGGTAATCAAGATTTTCTACTCCATTGCCGCCACCAAAGAGTTTGGCATCCCGCAGGTAGCCGACGGCTTGTATGTGAAGCTGGTGACGTCGGCCACGGGCCTCATCGTCGGCATCATTGCCCACGTGGGCTACCATTGGCTGAGCATTCTGGTGGAGCGCATGGTGTTCCGCATGGAGAACTCGGCCATCGAATTCATGGACATTCTCCAGGATAATTAA
- a CDS encoding SPOR domain-containing protein → MHLADHIRPLLRDHDCVIIPDFGGLVADASPARVQPGRQALGPPTKLVAFNQALTRNDGLLVDALSQHLGMSIAQARETVRAAVAGLKQELDETNRTELPGIGIFRRAAGRGLAFEYTGSDNLLASAYGLPELVARPVRANDARSKRPQPALRGASKRRTRTARLLPASIIALAAGLLFLANYQFLVNRNMVSAKWQNQLPKLEWAQQRATGSASLAETQQATLGQRTFASSEPSTEGLTPLNAPETAAVIAAEAPPITTLPATAIKTSSPETAVVVPVAEPATPAKPVAMPAVETAKPTTAPAAPKAKAPADVKSVTIKNRTGRYYVIAGAYGSLANAEKGRKTLARNGHNARIILPPFGSRLFRLTAGDYADLASAQREAQRLRVSTHCDYNTLKF, encoded by the coding sequence ATGCATTTAGCCGACCACATCCGTCCTTTGCTCCGCGACCACGACTGCGTGATTATTCCGGATTTTGGAGGATTGGTGGCCGATGCTTCGCCGGCCCGGGTCCAGCCCGGCCGCCAGGCCCTGGGCCCGCCCACCAAGCTGGTGGCCTTCAACCAGGCCTTGACCCGCAACGACGGCTTGCTCGTCGATGCCCTGAGCCAGCACCTCGGTATGAGCATAGCGCAAGCGCGCGAAACCGTGCGCGCCGCCGTAGCTGGCCTCAAGCAGGAACTGGACGAGACCAACCGCACCGAGCTGCCGGGCATCGGCATTTTCCGCCGGGCCGCTGGCCGCGGCCTCGCTTTCGAATACACGGGCTCAGATAACCTATTGGCCTCGGCCTACGGGCTGCCCGAGCTGGTGGCGCGCCCGGTGCGTGCCAACGATGCCCGCAGCAAGCGCCCGCAACCGGCCCTGCGCGGGGCCTCCAAGCGGCGCACGCGCACGGCGCGGCTGCTGCCGGCCAGCATCATTGCCTTGGCGGCGGGGCTGCTTTTCCTAGCCAACTATCAGTTCCTGGTGAACCGGAACATGGTTTCGGCCAAGTGGCAGAACCAATTGCCCAAGCTGGAATGGGCGCAGCAGCGCGCGACGGGTAGCGCGTCCTTGGCCGAGACCCAGCAGGCCACGCTGGGCCAGCGCACCTTCGCCAGCTCCGAGCCGTCCACGGAGGGGCTCACGCCCCTGAATGCCCCCGAAACTGCTGCAGTTATCGCGGCTGAGGCGCCGCCCATAACGACGCTGCCCGCCACAGCAATCAAGACTTCTTCCCCCGAAACGGCGGTGGTTGTTCCGGTTGCCGAGCCTGCCACGCCCGCTAAACCCGTGGCGATGCCCGCAGTGGAAACGGCCAAGCCAACCACCGCGCCCGCGGCACCCAAGGCCAAAGCGCCGGCGGACGTCAAATCCGTGACAATTAAAAACCGGACGGGCCGTTATTACGTCATCGCCGGTGCCTACGGTAGCTTGGCCAATGCCGAGAAGGGGCGCAAAACCCTGGCCCGCAACGGACACAATGCCCGCATCATTTTGCCGCCCTTTGGCAGTCGCCTGTTCCGGCTCACGGCCGGCGACTACGCCGACCTTGCTTCGGCCCAGCGCGAAGCCCAGCGCCTGCGCGTGAGCACGCACTGCGATTACAATACGTTGAAATTTTAA
- a CDS encoding TonB-dependent receptor — MSTKNTSSKARRGAGLALAVVLVGAAAPAAMAQPTKGKTTGKIEEAEIEIVKERVNQLPEATRNFSKIALPAPPQTERKVTYTFPDFRLPADRLNPSVKVLTIRAEEPTPLTGNLVKVGIGNYGTFYGRGYFHSTRNTDHAYGLDIKHVNSLNGPVDGKNSSVAETSAHLMGELYRGTAAFGANLDLGRERYNFYGYDKAANGTPVATPEAGDIKQVFNRFAVKGYAHNRDPEQVLQYDASLGYRYWSDIFSANENDVRLNAKLGYALGESSRITLNGEASFIAEKDLAPAKPNVAAEQVTRTRTFVQATPAYEFMRNNIAFSVGATLGYSSDTATSVSKAVIYPAVRLGYTIEPEKFMVYAGLGGSLQRVTRYDLTTENPWLNRGLNVADTHRGPTIYAGFTSTPARGLEFNARATYARDRNLYFYLNNPVDPSRFDLVYDQNATGVLNLHGELLYNAAEKFRLGTRMDYNKYALKNLPQPFHRPEYQASVFGTYNVFEKLMIGVEGYFFSASYGISYRPATVAGAARVPDFYRATDPIIDLNLRADYRITPKISIFVMGNNLANRQYQRFYAYPVKGINVIGGAGYTF; from the coding sequence TTGTCAACTAAAAATACGTCGTCGAAAGCGCGCCGGGGCGCAGGCTTGGCCCTGGCCGTCGTGCTGGTGGGGGCTGCGGCGCCGGCCGCCATGGCCCAGCCCACCAAGGGCAAAACCACGGGCAAGATTGAAGAGGCCGAAATTGAAATCGTGAAGGAGCGGGTGAACCAGCTGCCCGAGGCCACGCGCAACTTCTCCAAAATCGCGCTGCCGGCGCCGCCCCAGACCGAGCGCAAAGTCACCTACACCTTTCCCGACTTTCGCCTGCCGGCGGACCGCCTGAATCCTTCGGTGAAGGTGCTGACCATTCGGGCCGAGGAGCCCACGCCGCTCACCGGCAACCTGGTGAAAGTGGGCATCGGCAACTACGGCACGTTCTACGGCCGCGGCTATTTCCACAGCACCCGCAACACCGACCACGCCTACGGCCTCGACATCAAGCACGTCAACTCCCTGAACGGCCCCGTGGACGGGAAAAACTCCAGCGTGGCCGAAACCAGCGCGCACCTCATGGGCGAGCTGTACCGCGGCACTGCCGCCTTCGGCGCCAACCTGGACCTGGGCCGCGAACGCTACAACTTCTACGGTTACGACAAGGCCGCCAACGGTACGCCCGTGGCCACCCCCGAAGCCGGCGACATCAAGCAGGTGTTCAACCGCTTTGCCGTGAAAGGCTACGCCCACAACCGCGACCCCGAGCAGGTGCTGCAGTACGACGCCAGCCTGGGCTACCGCTACTGGAGCGACATTTTTTCGGCCAATGAAAACGACGTGCGCCTGAACGCCAAGCTGGGCTACGCCCTCGGCGAGTCGAGCCGCATCACGCTGAACGGCGAAGCCTCCTTCATCGCTGAAAAAGACCTGGCCCCGGCCAAGCCCAATGTGGCCGCCGAGCAGGTTACCCGCACGCGCACTTTCGTGCAGGCCACGCCGGCCTACGAGTTCATGCGCAACAACATTGCCTTCTCGGTGGGTGCCACGCTGGGCTACTCATCCGACACGGCCACCAGCGTGAGCAAGGCGGTGATTTACCCGGCCGTACGGCTGGGCTACACCATCGAGCCCGAGAAGTTTATGGTGTATGCGGGCCTGGGCGGTTCGCTGCAGCGCGTGACCCGCTACGACCTGACCACCGAAAACCCTTGGCTGAACCGCGGCCTGAACGTGGCCGACACCCATCGCGGGCCCACCATCTACGCTGGTTTTACCTCCACGCCGGCCCGGGGGCTGGAGTTCAACGCCCGCGCCACCTACGCCCGCGACCGCAACTTGTATTTTTACCTCAACAACCCCGTTGACCCCAGCCGCTTCGACCTCGTGTACGACCAGAACGCCACCGGCGTGCTCAACCTGCACGGCGAGCTGCTCTACAACGCCGCCGAAAAATTCCGCCTCGGCACCCGGATGGATTACAACAAATACGCCCTCAAAAACCTACCCCAGCCGTTTCACCGGCCCGAGTACCAGGCCTCGGTTTTTGGCACCTACAACGTGTTTGAGAAGCTGATGATAGGCGTCGAGGGTTACTTCTTTTCCGCCAGCTACGGCATCAGCTACCGCCCGGCTACCGTGGCGGGTGCCGCCCGCGTGCCCGATTTTTACCGGGCCACCGACCCCATTATCGACCTAAACCTGCGCGCCGATTACCGCATTACGCCAAAAATATCCATCTTTGTAATGGGTAATAACCTCGCAAACCGCCAATACCAGCGCTTTTACGCCTATCCGGTAAAGGGCATCAACGTCATTGGCGGCGCGGGCTACACTTTCTGA